The Helicobacter sp. 11S03491-1 sequence CCAAGCAGCTCCTGTCCCATGTCCTCCACTCATCGTAATAGAACCCCCAAGCATGCCTATTAATGGATTTACACCCATTATTTTAGCCACAGCCACGCCGATAATATTTTGCAAGAATAAAAGCCCTACAACGACTACCAAAAATATCACCAAGATTTTTCCGCCTTTTTTCAAGGAGGCAAAATCTGCACTCAGCCCAATAGTCGCAAAGAATGCAAGCATTAAAGGATCTTTAAGCGATGTATCAAATTTTAGTTCAAAATGAAACATCTTATAAACAATCAAAACTATAACCGCAGCTACTATACCACCCACTACAGGCTCAGGGATATTATAATCTCTTAAAAATTTGATTTTTTTAATAAAAAAACGCCCTAGCAATAACACAGCAACCATACATACTAAAGTCACATAAATATTTAGACTGATTGTTTGCATTTTTTTCCTTTCTCTTTAATAAAATATTATATATTAGGTTTTAATTTTAAAGAAGTTTAGCTTAAATTATGAGAAAAAATTTATAAGAAAAAACTGCTAATCCTAAGCATTTTCATCTTATAATTACGGACTTTAATTATTCTAGAGGAGTCTATGATGAATGTTGTCCTACAAATAGGTGCAGGTGGCGTAGGAGGGGTAGTAGCCCACAAATTAGCAATGAATAGAAAAGTTTTTGGAGAGATTGTCTTAGCCTCTAGAACGCTTAGCAAATGTCAAGAAATTGCAAAAAATATTGAGAAAAAAGGATATGGAAAAATTATTTGTGAAAGTGTTGATGCCAATGATGTAAATGCGCTTATAGAATTGATAAAAAAATATAAACCAACAGTTCTCATCAACGTTGCTCTCCCCTATCAAGACCTTACCATTATGGAAGCATGCCTACAAACCAAAACTCATTATATTGATACAGCCAATTATGAGCACCCCGATACAGCCAAATTTGAATACAAGGAGCAATGGGCATTTCAAGAATCCTATAAAAATGCAAGTATTTTTGGAATTTTGGGTTCCGGTTTTGATCCGGGTGTAACCAATGTATTTTGCGCTTATGCACAAAAACACTATTTTGATGAAATTCACTCTATTGATATTTTTGATTGTAATGCAGGCGATCATGGCTATCCTTTTGCCACAAATTTTAATCCGGAAATCAATCTCAGAGAAGTAAGCTCCAAAGGCAGATATTGGGAAAATGGCAAATGGATAGAAACAAAACCTATGGAAATTATGCAAGTATGGGCATATCCTGAGATTGGAGAAAAAGACTCTTATCTCCTCTATCACGAAGAACTTGAATCATTAACTAAAAATATTAGAGGTCTTAGACGCATACGATTTTTTATGACATTTTCACAAAACTATCTCAACCATATGCGATGTCTCGAAAATGTTGGCATGCTCCGAATTGATGAGGTCCAACACAATGGAATAAAAATTGTTCCTATTCAATTTCTCAAAACTCTTTTACCCGATCCTGCAAGTCTGGCAGGCAAAACAACAGGGAAGACAAACATTGGTTGCTATATGCAAGGCACTAAAGAAGGCAAAGAAAAAACCGTTTATATCTATAATGTATGCGATCATCAAAGTTGCTACAAAGAAGTCAATGCACAAGCTGTGAGTTACACCACAGGAGTGCCTGCTATGATTAGTGCCAAACTTATTTGTGAGGGTAAATGGGGCGTTAGGTCTGTAGGTCCGGGTGTATTTAATATGGAAGAACTCGATCCTGATCCTTTTATGGAAGAGCTTAAAAAACAAGGTCTTCCATGGGAAATTATTGAGAGATAAAAACTCCAAATTAATAAATTCATTCGTTTTTTATTAAAAAATAGGGCAATCTCTAGAGTTTCACGGACACTATAATAGAGCTATAAATTTTGGAACAATATTGATAGGTTTTATAATTATTATTTTAAAATATAATTTTCATTATAAATTATATTCAAATAAAAGCCAAATAAATATTTATTTGGCTTTTGGATATCTCAAGATCTATTTAAATATTTTAATCTATCGCTAAAACATTTTGGATATACTTTTTATCTTTATCAAAATTAAACTTCAAATTACCAAACAAATGATCATAATCAGGCTTATAAAGTGCAGCTATTTTTACTCTGGAGCACAAGTCTTTTTTGCTGGAGTCAAGATAGTCTTTTAAACTTATATAATCTTCTCCATATTTTCCCACACAATAAGCCTTTCTTTTTGGCATACCAAAGTGAAACCAAAAGCACCCAAGAGTTCTAATCCCTGCTGCACCGGCTGTTATTAATATTTCTACTTGGTGATCAACAAGATACTGATAAATATTAGAAGAATTAGGAGCAAAAATAGCAGTATCCATGCCGCCATTATAAATATTAAATAATCCAAGAGAAGCTTTCAGAGACTTTAGAGGTAAATAATAATCCAAAATACATTTTAAACTATTAATTTGACCCCCCCCCCCCGGATGTTGTTGGGTAAGATTGATACCACACAAACCATAAGCACATCTTCCATTAATAATAGTCATTAATTTGATAAAATTTTTCATAGAAAGTTTAGATGATAGAATGTTATAAAATTTCCTACATAACCTACCGGCTATCTTATGAAAAATATTTCTTTTAGGCTTAGCATAACAATCAGCAGCCAAAATAGCCTCTCTGATCTCTTTAAGTTTAGAAGTGAAATAAATCTGATCAGCATCAATTTTCATGCAATATTTATAAGTAATCTTTACAAAACTATAGTTACAATAATGAGCATAATTATGGATAGATTGATTATCACTATTTAATTCTTTTGTCCTAT is a genomic window containing:
- a CDS encoding saccharopine dehydrogenase family protein, with product MNVVLQIGAGGVGGVVAHKLAMNRKVFGEIVLASRTLSKCQEIAKNIEKKGYGKIICESVDANDVNALIELIKKYKPTVLINVALPYQDLTIMEACLQTKTHYIDTANYEHPDTAKFEYKEQWAFQESYKNASIFGILGSGFDPGVTNVFCAYAQKHYFDEIHSIDIFDCNAGDHGYPFATNFNPEINLREVSSKGRYWENGKWIETKPMEIMQVWAYPEIGEKDSYLLYHEELESLTKNIRGLRRIRFFMTFSQNYLNHMRCLENVGMLRIDEVQHNGIKIVPIQFLKTLLPDPASLAGKTTGKTNIGCYMQGTKEGKEKTVYIYNVCDHQSCYKEVNAQAVSYTTGVPAMISAKLICEGKWGVRSVGPGVFNMEELDPDPFMEELKKQGLPWEIIER